In one Culex quinquefasciatus strain JHB chromosome 2, VPISU_Cqui_1.0_pri_paternal, whole genome shotgun sequence genomic region, the following are encoded:
- the LOC6033632 gene encoding T-complex protein 1 subunit delta produces MVVKPAARGAKPVGQAYKDKSKPADIRQSNINAAKAVSDAIRTSLGPRGMDKMIQAGNGEVTITNDGATILKQMNVIHPAAKMLVELSRAQDVEAGDGTTSVVVVAGALLEAAEKLLQMGIHPTAISDAFQRCSAKAVEILNEMSQPIELTDRETLIKSASTSLNSKVVSQHSSQLAPIAVDAVLKVTEAGLEAGCDLKNIKTIRSLGGTIEDTELIDGLVFTQRSSGVNGPKRLEKAKIGLIQFCISAPKTDMDHSVIVSDYAAMDRVLKEERAYILNIVKQIKKSGCNVLLVQKSILRDAVSDLAMHFLDKIKVMVVKDIEREDIEFVCKTLNCRPIASLDHFLPEHLVSADLVEEVASGSTKFVKVTGIQNQGKTVSIVVRGSNKLVLEEADRSLHDALCVVRCLVKKRAQIAGGGAPEIEMALALAAHAQTLEGVDAYCFRAFANALEVIPSTLAENAGLNPIATVTELRNRHAQGEKNAGINVRKGAITDILAENVVQPLLVSISSITLASETVRSILKIDDIVNTMQ; encoded by the exons ATGGTCGTGAAGCCAGCGGCACGCGGTGCCAAGCCCGTCGGACAGGCCTACAAGGACAAGAGCAAACCGGCTGACATCCGCCAGAGCAACATCAACGCGGCCAAGG CCGTTTCCGATGCGATCCGCACGAGTCTGGGACCGCGCGGCATGGACAAAATGATCCAGGCCGGCAACGGTGAGGTCACGATCACCAACGACGGCGCCACCATCCTGAAGCAGATGAACGTGATCCACCCGGCGGCCAAGATGCTGGTCGAGCTGAGTCGTGCCCAGGATGTGGAGGCCGGAGACGGCACCACGTCGGTGGTGGTCGTGGCCGGAGCTCTGCTGGAGGCGGCCGAGAAGCTGCTCCAGATGGGAATCCACCCAACGGCGATTTCCGACGCGTTCCAGCGCTGCTCGGCCAAGGCCGTGGAGATTTTGAACGAAATGTCGCAGCCGATCGAGCTGACCGATCGCGAAACGTTGATCAAGAGCGCGTCGACGTCGCTGAACTCGAAGGTCGTGTCGCAGCACAGCAGCCAGCTGGCCCCGATCGCCGTGGATGCCGTGCTGAAGGTCACCGAAGCCGGACTCGAGGCCGGTTGTGATCTGaagaacatcaaaacaatccgCAGTCTGGGAGGAACCATCGAGGACACCGAACTGATCGATGGCCTTGTGTTTACGCAGCGCTCGAGCGGAGTCAACGGACCGAAGCGGCTGGAGAAGGCCAAGATCGGTCTGATTCAGTTCTGCATCTCGGCGCCCAAAACCGACATGGACCACAGCGTCATCGTGTCGGATTACGCCGCGATGGACCGTGTCCTGAAGGAGGAACGCGCCTACATCCTGAACATTGTGAAGCAGATCAAAAAGTCCGGCTGCAACGTGCTGCTGGTCCAGAAGTCGATCCTGCGTGATGCCGTCTCCGACCTGGCCATGCACTTcctggacaagatcaaggtgATGGTCGTCAAGGACATCGAGCGTGAAGACATCGAGTTTGTGTGCAAAACGCTCAACTGTCGTCCGATTGCCTCGCTGGACCATTTCTTGCCGGAACATTTGGTCAGCGCCGACCTCGTTGAGGAAGTCGCCAGCGGAAGCACCAAGTTCGTCAAGGTCACCGGCATCCAGAACCAGGGCAAAACCGTTTCAATCGTTGTTCGTGGATCGAACAAGCTGGTCCTAGAGGAAGCTGACCGTTCGCTGCATGACGCGCTGTGCGTGGTTCGTTGCCTGGTCAAGAAGCGTGCCCAGATCGCTGGAGGGGGCGCTCCGGAAATCGAAATGGCCCTCGCCCTGGCCGCCCACGCACAAACCCTCGAGGGAGTCGATGCGTACTGTTTCCGGGCGTTCGCAAATGCGCTCGAAGTTATTCCGTCGACCCTTGCCGAAAACGCCGGGTTGAACCCGATTGCCACCGTCACGGAACTGCGCAACCGTCACGCCCAGGGTGAGAAGAATGCCGGAATCAACGTGCGCAAGGGCGCCATCACGGACATTCTGGCGGAGAACGTTGTGCAACCGCTGCTCGTTTCGATCTCGTCGATTACGCTGGCCTCGGAAACGGTGCGGTCGATTCTGAAGATTGACGACATTGTCAATACCATGcagtga
- the LOC6033630 gene encoding thyroid receptor-interacting protein 6 translates to MNTPQQLDHLSRSSSTVPQYQAPQPQYGTPLPDSGALPGMIMMGKKGPAVPPKPKKPSPSTVPPQVPKSSNVKRYCEPSYSTLLGQSGEEHSYTNSPTGAGRATPGKMGIRKVTLDNAVELQQQKEALEHHKRIMDIKMQRGQADGAVYENTTPKFYEGDVTYANVPGGPRNGDGGLIYSNIAHNNGQKPRTQRQISDELPPPPVQEHSQVPLSLNELTLEDNDDEFPPPPSPVSSSYSELRRATDPPQMGRNHQPQPTYNMVGPGATGQTYSNMAPNNQIYANNMHQFYGISSQGSTYESIYEPINPRPTSQMSGRSNYSLYTPYVNSRGINSPNDTMLNQQQQHQQQQQQQHRHHVPKENEVDKLTDLLVQSMDNVGQDPDSFDEFLTDTFGTCVQCGERVVGENTGCTAMDQIFHIACFTCQQCQINLQGKPFYALDGKPYCEEDYLNTLEKCSVCQKPILERILRATGKPYHPQCFTCVICGKSLDGIPFTVDATNQIHCIEDFHKKFAPRCCVCQKPIMPEPGQDETIRVVALDRSFHVSCYKCEDCGQLLSSEAEGGIGCYPLDDHILCKSCNAKRVQALSMSYHTGMTTEL, encoded by the exons ATGAACACCCCGCAACAGCTGGACCACCTTTCGAGGTCATCGTCGACGGTGCCGCAGTATCAGGCGCCGCAGCCGCAGTATGGAACTCCGCTGCCGGACAGTGGTGCCCTGCCCGGGATGATCATGATGGGCAAGAAGGGACCGGCAGTTCCGCCAAAGCCGAAGAAGCCGTCCCCGTCGACCGTTCCGCCGCAGGTTCCGAAGAGTTCCAACGTCAAGCGGTACTGCGAACCGTCCTACTCGACGCTGCTGGGCCAATCCGGAGAGGAGCATTCGTACACCAACTCGCCGACCGGAGCGGGTCGTGCCACTCCTGGGAAGATGGGCATCCGGAAGGTCACGCTGGACAATGCGGTAGAGTTGCAGCAGCAGAAGGAAGCGCTGGAGCATCACAAGCGGATTATGGACATTAAGATGCAGCGTGGCCAGGCGGACGGAGCGGTCTACGAGAATACCACGCCCAAGTTCTACGAAGGGGACGTGACCTACGCCAATGTCCCCGGAGGACCAAGAAACGGCGATGGAGGGCTGATCTACAGTAACATTGCCCACAACAATGGCCAGAAGCCACGCACGCAGAGACAGATTTCCGACGAACTTCCACCGCCTCCGGTTCAGGAGCACTCACAGGTTCCGCTGTCCCTGAACGAGTTGACCCTGGAAGACAACGACGACGAGTTCCCACCACCCCCCAGCCCGGTCAGTTCTTCCTACAGCGAACTCAGAAGGGCGACCGATCCTCCCCAGATGGGACGGAACCATCAACCCCAGCCAACGTACAACATGGTCGGCCCCGGTGCCACCGGCCAAACCTACAGCAACATGGCCCCAAACAACCAAATCTACGCCAACAACATGCACCAATTCTACGGCATCAGCTCCCAAGGCTCGACGTACGAATCTATCTACGAACCGATCAACCCACGTCCAACCAGTCAAATGTCCGGCCGTTCCAACTACTCCCTCTACACGCCCTACGTCAACTCCCGCGGCATCAACAGCCCCAACGACACCATGCTGAACCAACAACAGCAGcatcaacaacagcaacagcagcaacatcGTCACCACGTCCCAAAAGAAAACGAAGTCGACAAGCTGACCGACCTCCTCGTCCAGTCCATGGACAACGTCGGACAAGATCCGGACTCGTTCGACGAGTTCCTCACCGACACCTTCGGCACCTGTGTCCAGTGCGGCGAACGCGTCGTCGGTGAAAACACCGGCTGCACCGCCATGGACCAGATCTTCCACATCGCGTGCTTCACCTGCCAGCAGTGTCAAATCAACCTGCAGGGCAAACCGTTCTACGCCCTGGACGGCAAACCGTACTGCGAGGAAGACTACCTCAACACGCTGGAAAAGTGCTCCGTCTGTCAGAAGCCGATTCTCGAGCGCATCCTCCGTGCCACCGGAAAGCCGTACCACCCGCAATGCTTCACCTGTGTCATCTGCGGCAAGTCGCTGGACGGGATTCCGTTCACCGTGGACGCCACCAATCAAATTCACTGCATTGAAGATTTCCACAAAAAGTTTGCTCCGCGTTGCTGCGTGTGCCAGAAGCCCATCATGCCGGAACCGGGACAGGACGAAACGATCCGGGTGGTGGCGCTCGATCGGAGTTTCCACGTGTCGTGCTACAAGTGTGAGGATTGTGGGCAGCTGTTGTCTTCGGAGGCGGAAG GCGGCATCGGGTGCTACCCCCTCGACGACCACATCCTGTGCAAAAGCTGCAACGCCAAGCGTGTCCAGGCGCTCTCGATGTCGTACCACACTGGAATGACCACCGAGTTGTAA
- the LOC6033631 gene encoding rRNA-processing protein FCF1 homolog: MGKKVQLKRLQTQRSAQLKRMIKTTDSRLKPTDRTPSKKKPKPSDEPNLMEKTQTSSAMFFQYNTQLGPPYHILVDTNFINFSVKNKLDVVKTMMDCLYAKCIPYVTDCVVGELEKLGPKYKLALRIIKDSRFERIKCLHRGIYADDCLVQRVTQHKCYIVATNDKDLKRRIRKIPGVPIMNVALNRYVIERMPDAFEPMAKK; the protein is encoded by the exons atg GGCAAAAAGGTCCAGCTGAAGCGCCTGCAAACGCAGCGATCCGCCCAGCTCAAGCGGATGATCAAAACAACGGACTCCCGGCTCAAACCCACGGATCGCACCCCGTCCAAAAAGAAGCCCAAACCCTCCGACGAGCCCAACCTGATGGAAAAGACCCAAACCAGCTCGGCCATGTTCTTCCAGTACAACACCCAGCTCGGCCCGCCCTACCACATCCTCGTCGACACCAATTTCATCAACTTTAGCGTTAAAAACAAACTCGACGTGGTCAAAACCATGATGGACTGCCTCTACGCCAAGTGCATCCCCTACGTCACGGATTGCGTGGTCGGCGAGCTGGAAAAGCTCGGTCCCAAGTACAAGCTGGCGCTCCGGATCATAAAAGACTCGCGCTTCGAGCGGATCAAGTGCCTGCACCGGGGAATCTACGCCGACGACTGTCTGGTGCAGCGCGTGACCCAGCACAAGTGCTACATCGTGGCCACCAACGATAAGGACCTGAAGCGGCGCATCCGGAAGATTCCCGGCGTGCCGATCATGAACGTGGCGCTGAACCGGTACGTGATCGAGCGGATGCCGGACGCGTTCGAGCCGATGGCGAAGaaataa
- the LOC6033634 gene encoding ubiquitin thioesterase otubain-like, which translates to MSTSDSTSDSSSAAKPSQPEENQDELIIKQQREIEQEIACTNPLVSESHAIASLNSEYLDDAIYISKLKDLSSKYRGIRRTRPDGNCFFRAFAYAYLEYLVLNKSEFSKFYEYAAKSRERLTAAGFPRFTIEDFYETFMEVINKVKPEGDNTEAALAELHKLLNEQGHSDYVVVYLRLITSQHLQERADFYQNFIEGNYSVVDFCRQEVEPMYKESDHIHIIAICSALEAGVRVEYMDRGDGDQVIAHDFPDGCKPNVFLLYRPGHYDILYPNQAQ; encoded by the exons ATGAGCACCTCCGACAGCACTTCGGACAGCAGCAGCGCGGCCAAGCCGTCCCAGCCGGAGGAAAATCAGGACGAGCTGATTATCAAACAACAGCGCGAGATTGAGCAGGAG ATTGCCTGCACGAACCCGCTGGTCAGCGAATCGCACGCGATTGCGAGCCTGAACTCGGAGTACTTGGACGACGCGATCTACATCAGCAAGCTGAAGGACTTGTCGTCGAAGTATCGCGGGATTCGGCGCACCCGGCCGGACGGGAACTGCTTTTTTCGGGCGTTCGCGTACGCCTACCTGGAGTATCTGGTGCTGAACAAGAGCGAGTTCAGCAAGTTTTACGAGTACGCGGCCAAGTCGCGGGAGCGGCTGACGGCGGCCGGATTTCCGCGCTTTACGATCGAGGACTTTTACGAGACGTTCATGGAGGTCATCAACAAGGTGAAGCCGGAGGGGGACAACACGGAGGCGGCGCTGGCCGAGCTACACAAGCTGCTCAATGAACAG GGACATTCGGATTACGTCGTCGTGTACCTGCGCCTGATTACGTCGCAGCACCTGCAGGAGCGGGCCGACTTCTACCAGAACTTTATCGAGGGAAACTACTCGGTCGTGGACTTTTGCCGCCAGGAGGTGGAACCGATGTACAAGGAGTCGGACCACATTCACATCATCGCAATCTGCTCGGCGCTGGAGGCGGGAGTGCGCGTGGAGTACATGGACCGGGGCGATGGGGACCAGGTGATTGCCCACGACTTTCCCGACGGCTGCAAGCCGAACGTGTTTTTGCTGTACCGTCCCGGCCATTACGACATTCTGTACCCGAACCAGGCGCAGTGA
- the LOC6033633 gene encoding U5 small nuclear ribonucleoprotein 40 kDa protein, with protein sequence MIPAAQKPLVAVPQSKKTRTDLMSYTAKDKQLMEQHNVDRTSSLFAPIMLLEGHGGEIFSTEFHPEGQHLVSTGFDRQIYLWNVYGEQCDNVGMMNGHTGAVMEVHFSPDGGNLYTCSTDKMVAVWDVPTCTRIRKMKGHANFVNSCQGARRGPTLICSGSDDSTIKVWDARKKHVIHTFDSEFMVTAVCFNDTAEQIISGGIDNEIKIWDIRKRDVIYRLRGHTDTITGLALSPDGSYVLSNSMDNTLRIWDVRPYAPMERCVKVLTGHQHNFEKNLLRCAWSPDGSRISAGSADRFVYVWDTTSRRIMYKLPGHNGSVNDVDFHPTEPVIVSGSSDKTLYLGELDG encoded by the exons ATGATTCCGGCGGCCCAGAAGCCGCTCGTCGCGGTTCCCCAGAGCAAGAAGACGCGCACCGATCTGATGAGCTACACGGCCAAGGACAAGCAGCTCATGGAACAGCAT AATGTGGACCGCACGTCGTCCCTGTTCGCGCCGATTATGCTGCTGGAGGGTCACGGCGGGGAGATCTTTTCCACCGAGTTCCATCCCGAGGGTCAGCATCTGGTTTCGACGGGATTTGACCGGCAGATTTATCTGTGGAACGTGTACGGTGAGCAGTGTGACAACGTCGGAATGATGAATGGCCACACGGGGGCCGTGATGGAGGTGCACTTTTCACCGGACGGCGGAAATCTGTACACTTGCAGCACGGACAAGATGGTGGCCGTGTGGGACGTTCCGACGTGTACGAGGATCCGGAAGATGAAGGGTCACGCGAACTTTGTCAACAGCTGCCAGGGTGCGCGGCGGGGACCTACGCTGATCTGTTCCGGGTCGGACGATTCTACGATTAAGGTATGGGACGCTAGGAAGAAGCACGTGATTCACACGTTCGACAGCGAGTTCATGGTGACGGCCGTTTGCTTCAACGACACGGCGGAGCAGATCATTTCCGGTGGAATTGATAACGAGATCAAGATCTGGGACATCCGCAAGCGGGACGTGATTTACAGGTTGCGAGGACACACGGACACGATCACGGGGTTGGCACTTTCACCGGACGGGTCTTACGTGCTGTCCAACTCGATGGACAACACGCTCCGGATTTGGGACGTCCGACCGTACGCTCCGATGGAACGCTGCGTCAAGGTCCTGACCGGTCATCAGCACAACTTCGAGAAGAACCTGCTAAGGTGCGCGTGGTCACCGGATGGTTCGAGGATCTCCGCCGGATCTGCGGACCGCTTTGTCTACGTGTGGGACACGACCTCCCGCCGGATCATGTACAAGCTGCCGGGCCACAACGGCAGCGTCAACGACGTGGACTTCCATCCAACGGAACCGGTCATCGTTTCGGGTTCCAGCGACAAGACCCTCTACCTGGGCGAACTGGACGGATAA
- the LOC6033635 gene encoding 60S ribosomal protein L9, whose translation MRTINSNQTVTIPKGVSAKVHARVVTVYGPRGKLSKSFRHLAMDVYKVSKKKLMVEKWFGSKKEIAAVRTVCSHIENMIKGVTKGFQYKMRAVHAHFPINCVISENNSLVEIRNFLGEKHIRRVKMQAGVTVVNSAKQKDELILEGNDIEAVSLSAALIQQSTTVRNKDIRKFLDGLYVSEKTTVVQEEE comes from the exons ATGAGAACGATCAACTCAAATCAAACGGTCACCATCCCCAAGGGCGTCTCGGCCAAGGTCCATGCCCGAGTCGTGACGGTTTACGGCCCCCGGGGTAAGCTCAGCAAGAGCTTCCGCCACCTGGCCATGGACGTGTACAAGGTGTCCAAGAAGAAGCTGATGGTGGAGAAGTGGTTCGGTTCCAAGAAGGAGATTGCCGCCGTCCGCACCGTCTGTTCCCACATCGAGAACATGATCAAGG GCGTCACCAAGGGATTCCAGTACAAGATGCGCGCCGTACATGCCCATTTCCCCATCAACTGCGTCATCAGCGAGAACAACAGCCTGGTCGAGATCCGAAACTTCCTCGGTGAGAAGCACATCCGTCGCGTCAAGATGCAGGCCGGCGTGACCGTGGTCAACTCGGCCAAGCAAAAGGACGAACTGATCCTCGAGGGTAACGACATCGAGGCCGTTTCCCTGTCCGCTGCCCTCATCCAGCAGTCGACCACCGTCCGAAACAAGGATATCCGTAAGTTCTTGGACGGTCTGTACGTGTCGGAGAAGACGACGGTCGTGCAGGAGGAGGAATAA